The Poecilia reticulata strain Guanapo linkage group LG13, Guppy_female_1.0+MT, whole genome shotgun sequence genome has a segment encoding these proteins:
- the slc8a2b gene encoding sodium/calcium exchanger 2b, with product MFPFACPSSFLLLFLAVLLPACQPESQRVDPSAEPDPRTALPSSAAASLAPSLPYGNSSTSGGPDKCNKPTVCTEGILLPVWKPEQPGLGYQVARAVVYFVSLMYMFLGVSIIADRFMASIEVITSQEKEVTITMPNGETSVATVRIWNETVSNLTLMALGSSAPEILLSVIEVCGHNFEAGQLGPGTIVGSAAFNMFVIIGICVWVIPNGESRKIKHLRVFFITAFWSIFAYIWLYLILAVMSPSVVEVWEALVTLLFFPVCVLLAWIADRRLLFYKYMGKRYRADKRHGIVVETEGDLTPTKGGMEMIIDGKLPRGSTMVPAENGADGAAGATANNIGAAAVARGNLPNSNSATVNMESGRELDESRKEVIRILKELKQKYPDKELDQLVELANYYALLHQQKSRAFYRIQATRMMIGAGNVLKRHVADSARRAVVTDEEEVEEDDLAVCSHISFETAHSQCMENCGVLTLAVVCQGGLGENTFYVDYRTEDGSANAGSDYDYSEGTLVFKPGDTRKEIKVGIIDDDIFEEDEHFFVRLLNLRVGDAEGMFESDEAGSTPKARLVEPLFATVTILDDDHAGIFTFSERLVRVSESVGTMEVTVVRNSGARGTVVLPYHTESGSAMAGEDYEEARGELEFTNDQTTQTLQVRIIDDEEYEKHENFFIVLEEPRWLKRGISALLLNQEAAEGQLSAEEEEARRIAEMGKPILGEHSRLEVVIEESYEFKSTVDKLIKKTNLALVIGTHSWREQFVEAVTVSAGDGDDEEEGREERPPSCYDYVMHFLTVFWKVLFACVPPTEYWNGWACFIVSISAIGFLTAIIGDLASHFGCTVGLQDTVTAVVFVALGTSIPDTFASKVAAIQDQHADASVGNVTGSNAVNVFLGIGVAWSVAAIYWAVKGKQFKVDPGSLAFSVTLFTIFAFICMAVLLFRRRPSIGGELGGPRASRLLTTMLFLGLWLLYIFFSSLEAYCHIKGF from the exons ATGTTTCCCTTCGCCTGcccttcctccttcctcctcctcttcctcgctgtCCTGCTCCCCGCCTGCCAGCCGGAGTCGCAGCGCGTCGACCCGAGCGCCGAGCCCGACCCGCGGACGGCGCTGCCCTCGTCGGCCGCCGCCTCGCTGGCGCCGTCGCTGCCGTACGGGAACAGCTCCACCTCTGGCGGTCCGGATAAGTGCAACAAGCCGACGGTTTGCACCGAGGGCATCCTGCTGCCGGTGTGGAAGCCCGAGCAGCCGGGCCTCGGGTACCAGGTGGCCCGTGCCGTTGTCTACTTCGTCTCCCTGATGTACATGTTCCTGGGAGTGTCCATCATCGCTGACCGCTTCATGGCGTCCATCGAGGTCATCACCTCTCAG GAGAAGGAGGTGACCATCACCATGCCGAACGGCGAAACGTCCGTGGCGACAGTTCGCATCTGGAACGAAACCGTCTCCAACCTGACGCTCATGGCTCTGGGCTCCAGCGCTCCGGAGATCCTGCTGTCGGTGATCGAG GTGTGCGGTCACAACTTCGAGGCCGGCCAGCTGGGACCGGGGACCATCGTCGGCAGCGCCGCCTTCAACATGTTCGTGATCATCGGGATCTGCGTGTGGGTCATCCCCAACGGCGAGTCACGCAAAATCAAACACCTCCGGGTGTTCTTCATCACCGCCTTCTGGAGCATCTTCGCCTACATCTGGCTCTACCTCATCCTGGCCGTCATGTCGCCGAGCGTCGTGGAG GTCTGGGAAGCTCTGGTGACACTGCTCTTCTTCCCCGTCTGCGTCCTCCTGGCTTGGATCGCCGATCGCCGTCTGCTCTTCTACAAATACATGGGCAAGCGTTACCGTGCCGACAAGCGCCACGGCATCGTCGTGGAAACAGAGGGGGACCTGACCCCCACCAAAGGCGGCATGGAGATGATTATTGACGGCAAGCTGCCACGGGGAAGCACCATGGTTCCTGCTGAGAACGGCGCGGATGGAGCAGCGGGCGCCACAGCGAACAACATCGGCGCCGCGGCAGTCGCCAGGGGCAACCTGCCCAACTCAAACAGCGCCACGGTGAACATGGAGAGCGGCAGGGAGCTGGACGAGAGCCGCAAGGAg GTGATTCGCATCCTGaaggagctgaagcagaaatatCCCGACAAAGAGCTGGACCAGCTGGTGGAACTGGCCAATTACTACGCGCTGCTGCACCAGCAGAAGAGCCGCGCCTTCTACCGCATACAG GCGACCCGGATGATGATCGGAGCCGGAAACGTCCTGAAGAGGCACGTGGCCGACAGCGCGCGGCGCGCGGTGGTGACCGACGAAGAGGAGGTCGAGGAAGACGACCTGGCCGTCTGCAGCCACATCTCCTTCGAGACGGCCCACAGTCAGTGCATGGAGAACTGCGGCGTTCTCACGCTGGCCGTGGTCTGCCAAG GCGGTTTGGGGGAGAACACTTTCTACGTGGATTACAGAACCGAAGACGGGTCAGCCAACGCCGGGTCCGACTACGACTACAGCGAGGGAACGCTGGTGTTCAAACCCGGAGACACTCGGAAAGAGATCAAG GTCGGCATCATCGACGACGACATTTTCGAGGAAGACGAGCACTTCTTCGTCCGCCTGCTCAACCTGAGAGTCGGCGACGCAGAGGGGATGTTCGAGAGCGACGAGGCGGGCAGCACGCCCAAAGCCCGGCTGGTCGAGCCCCTGTTCGCCACGGTGACCATCCTGGACGACGACCACGCCGGCATCTTCACGTTCAGCGAGCGCCTGGTGCGCGTGAGCGAGAGCGTGGGCACCATGGAGGTGACGGTGGTGCGAAACTCGGGCGCCAGAGGCACCGTGGTTCTGCCGTACCACACCGAGTCGGGCAGCGCCATGGCGGGGGAGGACTACGAGGAGGCGCGCGGGGAGCTGGAGTTCACCAACGACCAAACCAC TCAGACCCTCCAGGTGAGGATAATCGATGATGAAGAGTATGAAAAACACGAAAACTTCTTCATCGTTCTGGAGGAGCCGCGCTGGCTGAAGAGAGGAATCTCAG CTCTGCTGCTTAACCAAG AGGCGGCGGAGGGGCAGCTGAGcgccgaggaggaggaggcccGGCGGATCGCGGAGATGGGGAAGCCCATCCTGGGGGAGCACAGCCGCCTGGAGGTCGTCATCGAGGAGTCCTACGAGTTCAAG AGCACAGTGGACAAGCTGATCAAGAAGACCAACCTGGCGCTGGTCATCGGCACTCACTCCTGGAGGGAGCAGTTTGTGGAGGCGGTCACCGTCAGCGCAG GTGATGGAGACGATGAGGAGGAAGGGCGAGAGGAGCGGCCCCCGTCCTGCTACGACTACGTCATGCACTTCCTCACCGTCTTCTGGAAGGTTCTGTTCGCCTGCGTCCCGCCCACAGAGTACTGGAACGGCTGGGCCTGCTTCATCGTGTCCATCAGCGCCATCGGCTTCCTCACCGCCATCATCGGCGACCTGGCGTCGCACTTCGGCTGCACCGTGGGGCTGCAGGACACCGTGACCGCCGTGGTGTTCGTGGCTCTGGGAACCTCCATCCCAG ACACCTTCGCCAGCAAAGTGGCCGCCATCCAGGACCAGCACGCCGACGCGTCTGTGGGCAACGTCACCGGCAGCAACGCCGTCAACGTCTTCCTGGGGATCGGCGTGGCGTGGTCGGTGGCCGCCATCTACTGGGCCGTCAAGGGGAAGCAGTTCAAGGTGGACCCGGGTTCGCTGGCCTTCTCCGTCACTCTCTTCACCATCTTCGCGTTCATCTGCATGGCGGTGCTGCTGTTCCGGCGCCGGCCCTCCATCGGCGGCGAGCTGGGCGGCCCCAGGGCGTCGCGCCTGCTCACCACCATGCTCTTCCTCGGCCTCTGGCTGCTCTACATCTTCTTCTCCAGCCTGGAGGCCTACTGCCACATCAAGGGCTTCTAG